A segment of the Leptolyngbya sp. NIES-3755 genome:
ACGCTTGTGATCACACACTATCAGCGGTTATTGAATTACATCACGCCGGATTTTGTTCATGTCATGGCAGATGGGCGAATTCTGCTGAGTGGCGGTAAAGAACTGGCGCTAGAGCTTGAAGCGAAAGGCTATGACTGGGTTGTAGAAGGTGAAACGGTAGGTGCATGATGGTAGAAGTTTCAGCCGTTTCTGAAGTTGGAAATGCGAGCACGGTCACATCCATCGATCGAGCTTCGTATTTCACCGGATTACTCAATCTTCGATCGACGAATTCCCCCTTCCAAGAAATTCGCGATCGCGCCGCAGCCAGTGTTCACGATCGAGCGATTCCCTCAATTCGTGATGAAGAGTGGCGCTTTACTGATGTGTCTCACTTGCTCACACTCACGCTGAAAGCTGCTGAGCCTGCTCGATTAGGCTTTCCGCAGATTGAATCATTTTTGCTACCCGAAGCAATCAATTCTCGGTTAGTCTTTGTCGATGGGATTTTTGCACCCGATTTGAGCGCGATCGACAATCTTCCTGATGGTGTGATGATCACCAATCTCGAAACCGCTCTAGAACTAATTCCAACCGTTAAAGACTACATTGCTAACCTTCCTGGAGAGGATGAAGTCTTCACTGCGCTGAACACGGCAAGCTTGAATGATAGTGCGATCGTGTTCATTCCCAAAAACCAAGATGTCGAAGTTCCGATTCATCTATTGTTTGTCTCGACTCAAGCCGGAACGATCGTGCAGCCTCGTGCTTGTATCATCGCCGAAACGGGTAGTCGAGTGACCTTGATCGAAGATTACGTCAGCTTGGTCGAGGACGCTTATTTCACCAATGCCGTTACGGAAATTGCGATCGCAGAGAACGCGGAAGTTCGTCATACTAGAGTTCAGAGGGATGGCACTGCTGCCTTTCACATTGGCAAGACTGCTGTTTCGCAAGCGAGAGACTCCCGTTATTCCTGTACTGCGGTGCATCTCGGTGGCAGACTTTCTCGACACAATCTCGATGTCTATCAGACGGGCGAGCAGACCGAGACCACGATGAATGGCTTGACTGTGATTGATGGTGATCGAGTTGGGGATACTCATAGTTTGTTATCGCTGAGTCAGCCGTATGGCGTGGGCAATCAAGTGAATAAGACGATTGTTAGCGATCGCGCTCATGCGATTTTCAATGGAAAGGTCTTTGTTCCTCAAGCCGCTCAACAAACCGATGCCCGACAGCTTAGCCGCAATCTATTACTCTCTCCGAAATCACGAGTTGATACCAAGCCCCAGTTAGAGATTATTGCGGATAACGTCAAGTGCGCTCACGGTGCGACAGTCAGCCAGCTTGAAGATGACGAAGTGTTTTACCTCCAGAGTCGGGGGATTGATCAAGACTCAGCCCGCAAGCTCTTAACGTATGCGTTCGCGATCGAAGTGATCGATCAGATTCCGGTTTCGACATTACGCGATCGACTCTCTGCATTCATTCGTTCCCAACACACCTAAGCCATGACTTTCCTGCAAGAAAAAACCCTCGCTGCTCAAGTGCGATCGGACTTCCCGATTCTGAATGAGCGTGTGCATGACAAGCCCCTGATTTACTTCGATAGTGCGGCGACTTCTCAAAAGCCGATCGCGGTTCTAGATGCACTTCGCTACTATTACGAGCATGACAATGCCAATGTTCACCGGGGCGCACATACACTCAGTGCTAGAGCGACCGATGCGTATGAAGCAGCGCGGGATAAAGTTGCAGCGTTCATCAATGCGGCTTCTCGGCAGGAGATTGTTTACACCCGGAATGCGAGTGAAGCGATCAATATTGTCGCGTATGCTTGGGGCTTGAATAATTTGCAGGCAGGCGATGAGATTATCTTGTCTGTGATGGAGCATCATAGCAATCTTGTGCCGTGGCAGTTGATTGCCGCGAGAACGGGCGCTGTGATCAAGCATGTTCAGTTAGATGAGAATGAAGGCTTCGACTTTGAGCATTACAAGTCATTGCTGTCTGAGAAGACGAAGCTCGTATCGGTTGTTTATGTTTCCAATACGCTTGGCTGCATTAATCCAGTACATGAGATTTGTGCAGAAGCGCACAAGGTTGGCGCGAAAGTTCTCGTTGATGCGTGTCAGGCTGTACCGCACATGATTGTGGATGTGCAAGCGATCGATTGTGATTGGCTGGTCGCATCCGGACATAAGATGTGTGCGCCGACTGGAATTGGATTCTTGTATGGCAAGTTGGAAATCTTACGATCGATGCCTCCGTTCTTTGGGGGCGGTGAGATGATTCAGGATGTGTATTTGGATCATTCCACTTACGCTGATTTGCCGCATAAGTTTGAAGCGGGAACACCTGCAATTGCGGAAGCGATCGCGCTCGGTGCAGCAGTGGACTATCTCACGAAGATCGGCATGGATCGAATTCATGCTTACGAAGAAGAGATGACTGCTTATTTGTTTGAGCGTTTAGCTGAAGTTCCGAATCTGCGAATTTATGGACCCAAGCCTGATGCACAAGGTCGAGGAAGAGCCGCACTGGCATCTTTTACAGCGGGAGAATTACATCCTCACGATCTTTCGACGTT
Coding sequences within it:
- a CDS encoding cysteine desulfurase, SufS subfamily (similar to AA sequence:cyanobase_aa:LBDG_47840); translated protein: MTFLQEKTLAAQVRSDFPILNERVHDKPLIYFDSAATSQKPIAVLDALRYYYEHDNANVHRGAHTLSARATDAYEAARDKVAAFINAASRQEIVYTRNASEAINIVAYAWGLNNLQAGDEIILSVMEHHSNLVPWQLIAARTGAVIKHVQLDENEGFDFEHYKSLLSEKTKLVSVVYVSNTLGCINPVHEICAEAHKVGAKVLVDACQAVPHMIVDVQAIDCDWLVASGHKMCAPTGIGFLYGKLEILRSMPPFFGGGEMIQDVYLDHSTYADLPHKFEAGTPAIAEAIALGAAVDYLTKIGMDRIHAYEEEMTAYLFERLAEVPNLRIYGPKPDAQGRGRAALASFTAGELHPHDLSTLLDHEGIAIRSGHHCTQPLHRLLNAPGTARASLYFYNTREEVDRFIEALKETIDFFGGMMA
- a CDS encoding hypothetical protein (similar to AA sequence:cyanobase_aa:LBDG_47830); amino-acid sequence: MVEVSAVSEVGNASTVTSIDRASYFTGLLNLRSTNSPFQEIRDRAAASVHDRAIPSIRDEEWRFTDVSHLLTLTLKAAEPARLGFPQIESFLLPEAINSRLVFVDGIFAPDLSAIDNLPDGVMITNLETALELIPTVKDYIANLPGEDEVFTALNTASLNDSAIVFIPKNQDVEVPIHLLFVSTQAGTIVQPRACIIAETGSRVTLIEDYVSLVEDAYFTNAVTEIAIAENAEVRHTRVQRDGTAAFHIGKTAVSQARDSRYSCTAVHLGGRLSRHNLDVYQTGEQTETTMNGLTVIDGDRVGDTHSLLSLSQPYGVGNQVNKTIVSDRAHAIFNGKVFVPQAAQQTDARQLSRNLLLSPKSRVDTKPQLEIIADNVKCAHGATVSQLEDDEVFYLQSRGIDQDSARKLLTYAFAIEVIDQIPVSTLRDRLSAFIRSQHT